One genomic segment of Hordeum vulgare subsp. vulgare chromosome 2H, MorexV3_pseudomolecules_assembly, whole genome shotgun sequence includes these proteins:
- the LOC123426998 gene encoding F-box protein At1g70590 — protein MDAASRTWPPPNPSPSPFSSRLRASSDPHRRRRRRHSKKPKPEPPAPPPKNAPVCSGADFASLPPELLHRALSAVGAADVSAASRACRSWRDALQPLREAAALHAHGRRLKHGPAVPAGLDGEGRREAARHSALGLFKRAARLGSAAAMVDAGLMCWEEGRREEAVGYYQAASELGHPVGMCNLGVSYLEADPPQAEEAVRWFYPAASAGNVRAQYNLALCLQNGKGIKRNQREAAKWYLRAAEGGNVRAMYNVSLCYGFGEGFTQDPVRAKKWLQLAADCGHRKALYESGIKLCAAGDKMRSLMYLELATRHGESAASHMRDVILESLSPANAQRALSDAAKWRPKSLSARR, from the exons ATGGACGCCGCGAGCCGCACCTGGCCGCCGCCCAACCCCTCGCCGTCTCCCTTCTCCTCCCGGCTGCGCGCGTCCTCGgacccccaccgccggcgccgccgccgccactccaaGAAGCCCAAGCCGGAGCCGCCTGCTCCCCCGCCCAAGAACGCGCCCGTCTGCTCCGGCGCGGACTTCGCGTCCCTCCCGCCGGAGCTCCTCCACCGGGCGCTGTCCGCGGTCGGCGCCGCAGACGTCTCGGCCGCCAGCCGTGCGTGCCGCTCGTGGCGGGACGCGCTGCAGCCGCTccgcgaggcggcggcgctgcACGCGCACGGGCGCCGCCTCAAGCACGGCCCCGCCGTTCCCGCCGGACTCGACGGCGAGGGGCGGCGCGAGGCGGCGAGGCATAGCGCGCTGGGCCTTTTCAAGCGGGCGGCGAGGCTGGGGTCCGCGGCCGCGATGGTGGACGCCGGGCTGATGTgctgggaggaggggcggcgggaggaggcggtggggtACTACCAGGCGGCGTCGGAGCTGGGACACCCTGTCGGCATGTGCAATCTCGGAGTGTCCTACCTCGAAG ctgatccaccccaggccgaggaAGCTGTTAGATGGTTTTATCCAGCTGCATCCGCAGGCAATGTTCGTGCCCAGTACAACCTAGCCCTCTGCTTGCAGAATGGAAAAGGAATCAAGCGTAATCAACGGGAAGCT GCAAAATGGTACTTACGAGCTGCAGAAGGAGGGAATGTACGAGCCATGTATAATGTTTCCTTGTGTTACGGTTTTGGTGAAGGGTTTACACAGGATCCAGTGCGTGCAAAGAAATGGCTACAGCTAGCTGCTGATTGTGGTCACAGAAAGGCTCTTTATGAGTCTGGTATTAAACTCTGTGCG GCAGGAGACAAGATGAGGTCTCTTATGTATCTAGAGCTGGCAACGCGCCATGGAGAAAGTGCCGCCTCGCATATGAGAGATGTAATACTTGAATCACTCTCTCCTGCGAATGCCCAGCGTGCCCTTTCAGATGCTGCTAAATGGCGACCGAAATCTCTCTCTGCCAGAAGATGA
- the LOC123426997 gene encoding copper methylamine oxidase-like, giving the protein MASAQEKAALCCGGPARDAPRAAIAAPAPGKVSMSGAGDRVVSAAGGGAVMDDIASAAQPTTAKASSKGIPIMTRAQRFHPLDPLSAAEIAVAVATVRAAGKSPEERDSMRFVEAVLLEPEKNVVALADAYFFPPFQPSLLPRTKGSAVIPSRLPPRRAKLVVYNRHSNETTIWIVELSEVHAATRGGHHRGKVISSEVVPDVQPAMDAMEYAECEATVKNYPPFVEAMKKRGVDDMELVMVDAWCAGYYSDADAPSRRLARPLIFCRTESDSPMENGYARPVEGIHVVVDMQNNVVIEFEDRKFVPLPPPDHLRNYTPGETRGGVDRSDVKPLIINQPEGPSFRINGYFVEWQKWNFRIGFTPKEGLVIYSVAYVDGSRGRRPIAHRLSFVEMVVPYGDPSEPHYRKNAFDAGEDGLGKNAHSLKKGCDCLGYIKYFDAHFTNFTGHVETIENCVCLHEEDHGILWKHQDWRTGLAEVRRSRRLTVSFICTVANYEYGFYWHFYQDGKIEAEVKLTGILSLGALMPGESRKYGTTIAPSLYAPVHQHFFVARMDMAVDCKPNEAHNQVVEVNVNVESAGTNNVHNNAFYAEEKILKSELQAMRDCDPSSARHWIVRNTRAVNRTGQPTGFRLVPGSNCLPFALPEAKFLRRAGFLKHNLWVTPYKSDEKFPGGEFPNQNPRLHEGLATWVKQDRPLEETDIVLWYVFGLTHIPRLEDWPVMPVERIGFMLMPHGFFNCSPAVDVPPGTSDAADVKEAESPKAIQNGGLVSKL; this is encoded by the exons ATGGCCTCAGCTCAGGAAAAGGCGGCGCTCTGCTGCGGCGGCCCCGCGCGCGATGCCCCCAGGGCGGCCATCGCCGCGCCCGCGCCCGGGAAGGTCTCCATGTCCGGCGCTGGTGACCGCGTCGTCTCCGCTGCCGGGGGCGGCGCCGTGATGGACGACATCGCGTccgcggcccagcccaccaccgCCAAGGCCTCCTCTAAAG GGATACCCATAATGACGAGAGCTCAAAGATTCCACCCTTTGGACCCATTATCTGCTGCCGAAATTGCAGTGGCTGTTGCAACTGTAAGAGCCGCTGGAAAATCTCCTGAG GAACGCGACAGCATGCGTTTTGTTGAAGCTGTGCTACTGGAACCAGAAAAGAATGTTGTGGCATTAGCTGATGCCTACTTTTTCCCACCGTTCCAACCATCACTGCTCCCTAGAACCAAAGGCTCTGCCGTCATTCCAAGCAGGTTGCCTCCCAGGAGGGCCAAGCTTGTTGTCTACAATAGACATTCAAATGAGACTACCATTTGGATAGTGGAACTATCAGAAGTGCATGCGGCTACTAGAGGTGGACATCACAGAGGGAAGGTGATATCATCTGAGGTTGTTCCAGATGTACAGCCTGCAATG GATGCTATGGAATATGCTGAGTGTGAAGCTACTGTAAAAAATTATCCTCCATTTGTTGAAGCTATGAAAAAAAGAGGTGTGGACGACATGGAACTTGTCATGGTAGATGCCTG GTGTGCGGGCTACTACAGTGACGCTGATGCTCCCAGTCGTAGACTTGCTAGGCCTCTAATCTTTTGCCGAACCGAGAGTGATAGTCCCATGGAGAATGGTTATGCTCGTCCTGTGGAAGGGATCCATGTTGTTGTCGATATGCAGAATAATGTTGTCATAGAGTTTGAAGACAGGAAGTTTGTTCCTCTGCCCCCACCAGATCATTTGAGGAACTACACTCCTGGGGAAACCAGAGGTGGTGTTGATCGCAGTGATGTGAAACCTCTTATTATTAATCAGCCTGAGGGCCCAAGCTTCCGTATTAATGGCTATTTTGTGGAATGGCAGAAG TGGAATTTCCGTATTGGCTTCACCCCTAAAGAGGGTTTGGTCATCTACTCTGTTGCATATGTTGACGGTAGCCGTGGGCGTAGACCTATAGCTCATAGGCTGAGCTTTGTTGAGATGGTTGTTCCTTATGGAGATCCAAGTGAACCACATTATCGCAAGAATGCTTTCGACGCTGGAGAAGATGGACTTGGCAAAAATGCTCATTCTCTTAAGAAG GGCTGTGACTGCTTGGGCTACATCAAGTATTTTGATGCACACTTCACAAACTTTACCGGTCATGTGGAGACAATTGAGAACTGTGTGTGTTTGCACGAGGAGGACCATGGAATCCTTTGGAAACACCAAGATTGGAGAACTGGTTTAGCAGAAGTTAGGCGATCAAGGAGGCTCACGGTGTCATTTATCTGCACAGTTGCCAACTATGAATATGGTTTTTACTGGCACTTTTACCAG GATGGTAAGATAGAAGCTGAAGTTAAACTTACTGGAATTCTGAGTTTGGGAGCTCTGATGCCTGGGGAATCAAGGAAATATGGCACAACTATTGCTCCTAGTCTATATGCACCTGTTCACCAGCATTTCTTTGTTGCCCGTATGGACATGGCTGTTGATTGCAAACCTAACGAGGCTCATAATCAG GTGGTTGAAGTAAATGTCAACGTCGAAAGTGCAGGCACAAATAATGTGCATAACAATGCTTTCTATGCTGAAGAAAAAATACTGAAATCTGAGTTGCAAGCAATGAGAGATTGTGACCCTTCATCTGCGCGACATTGGATT GTTAGGAACACGAGGGCTGTAAATCGTACCGGACAACCAACTGGTTTCAGACTCGTGCCTGGTTCAAACTGTTTGCCATTTGCTCTGCCCGAGGCGAAGTTTCTTCGAAGAGCCGGATTCTTGAAGCACAACCTTTGGGTGACACCATACAAGAGCGATGAGAAGTTTCCTGGAGGGGAGTTCCCCAACCAGAATCCACGTCTTCACGAGGGTTTGGCTACTTGGGTCAAGCAGGATAGGCCCTTGGAGGAAACTGACATCGTCCTCTG GTATGTATTTGGACTCACCCACATCCCAAGGCTGGAAGACTGGCCGGTCATGCCAGTGGAACGCATCGGCTTCATGCTCATG CCACATGGATTCTTCAACTGCTCGCCTGCTGTCGATGTGCCTCCTGGCACCTCTGATGCCGCTGATGTCAAGGAAGCAGAGTCGCCTAAAGCCATCCAGAACGGTGGCCTTGTCTCCAAGCTCTGA